In uncultured Desulfobacter sp., one DNA window encodes the following:
- a CDS encoding flavodoxin domain-containing protein, producing MEVKQVKLIYFSPTGTTQKVLESIADGIAVEDVEHINLTLPEGAQQTIPTFSDELVIIGAPVYGGRLPVDVINRFKHLKASNTLAILIVVYGNREFEDALLELKNLAIE from the coding sequence ATGGAAGTCAAACAAGTAAAACTCATCTATTTCTCACCCACCGGAACCACTCAAAAAGTATTGGAAAGCATCGCTGACGGTATCGCTGTTGAAGATGTCGAGCATATTAATTTGACACTTCCGGAGGGAGCCCAGCAAACCATTCCGACCTTTTCAGATGAGCTCGTCATTATAGGTGCGCCTGTTTACGGTGGTCGTCTGCCAGTTGATGTAATCAATCGATTCAAACATCTGAAAGCAAGCAACACCTTGGCGATTCTCATCGTTGTATATGGAAACCGGGAGTTTGAAGATGCGTTGTTGGAATTAAAAAATCTTGCAATTGAGTGA
- a CDS encoding ATP-binding protein → MRPSLFNIHETLASILKELNYEATATYRRTPQYLKTICNLSNCFIIIDEANDLDSRVWPYLKRIIDAGVPIVFAGLPKVRTHLSRNHPDILSRLKTLILYPIEVEDFIEKYKDIQQEAVEQIYMAVKGDMRKFKEICTDCQDRAKELNHNFVDINLALEFISDLPPQ, encoded by the coding sequence ATGCGCCCGTCTCTGTTCAACATCCATGAAACCCTGGCATCCATACTCAAGGAATTGAATTATGAGGCCACCGCCACCTACCGCCGGACTCCCCAGTACCTGAAAACGATCTGCAACCTATCCAATTGTTTTATCATCATAGATGAAGCCAATGACCTGGACTCCCGGGTCTGGCCATATCTCAAACGAATTATTGATGCCGGTGTTCCCATCGTATTTGCAGGGCTCCCAAAGGTCAGAACCCATTTGAGCCGGAATCATCCCGATATACTCAGCCGTCTCAAAACTCTGATTTTATACCCCATAGAGGTCGAGGACTTCATCGAAAAATACAAAGATATCCAGCAGGAAGCCGTTGAACAAATTTATATGGCCGTCAAAGGCGACATGAGAAAATTTAAAGAAATCTGTACAGACTGCCAGGACAGGGCAAAGGAGTTGAATCACAACTTTGTTGATATCAACCTTGCTCTGGAATTTATATCCGATCTCCCTCCCCAGTAA
- a CDS encoding integrase, whose protein sequence is MDDLSIDDRFHLLLHKKIMNKTGSAKRRSKKYYKDQYKKTGIIPAPLLLVEKGIMDGRKCSGRPKVIDEQTKRRFIEMVKASCDPSSQGFIFITRRARTIKNYHCWLEEELGKTISLPALRRCAKRENLKFYLEKEDDQEPSPARYTFKSVPVFALIQVDGCKFQYLRIRDEHGNWQKPQVIEIFDTGSRKLFILEFYFTESNLNSVDLFTRFLLCTPFPLKTIGIRPDQAKGFLNLKRPINAINLAHSTPGGFYLAPDFSRAHSPKDKAHLESSHRSLHNFEIRIIKAFEDRIVKTVTEYDFKRGRKEKVTVTLLDITLDELRSSTVLRQYRDEHNHTQHYFTEDGVVSAWVPAQKFDDFLSNQADTLNFIPEQVQEYMKYGYRKIKATVSKNRTIRHDKRDFFVTSGADRFSKHKSTPVKISGYRDKLFIFEPSEDGILLGEAIAKKPFDRPPAPAPAPVPDELDTIIALLEKHNMAVDRPILIEVYHKGLSLARAEQVLHHNQSRYADYMKKMAQPEERKKQALFNAFMLDCQKSLNTNQVATYASLGE, encoded by the coding sequence ATGGATGACCTGAGCATTGACGACCGCTTCCACTTACTGCTGCATAAAAAAATCATGAATAAAACCGGATCTGCCAAGAGAAGATCCAAAAAATATTACAAAGACCAATACAAGAAAACCGGGATTATCCCGGCACCCCTTTTGCTGGTTGAAAAAGGCATTATGGATGGCCGCAAGTGCAGTGGGCGCCCAAAGGTTATAGACGAGCAAACAAAAAGGCGGTTTATTGAAATGGTCAAGGCGTCATGCGATCCGTCATCCCAGGGGTTCATTTTTATCACCCGAAGAGCCAGGACCATTAAAAATTACCACTGCTGGCTTGAGGAAGAGTTGGGCAAAACAATCAGCCTTCCGGCACTTCGGCGATGCGCCAAAAGGGAGAATCTCAAATTTTACCTGGAAAAAGAGGACGATCAGGAGCCGTCACCGGCACGTTATACCTTCAAATCGGTCCCGGTGTTTGCCTTGATCCAGGTTGACGGTTGCAAGTTCCAATATTTAAGAATCAGAGATGAACATGGGAACTGGCAGAAACCGCAGGTGATTGAAATATTTGATACCGGTTCCAGGAAGCTGTTCATCCTGGAATTCTATTTTACCGAAAGTAATCTGAACTCTGTGGACCTTTTTACCCGTTTTTTGTTATGCACCCCTTTTCCTTTGAAAACAATTGGCATCAGGCCCGACCAGGCAAAGGGATTTTTAAACTTAAAGCGTCCCATTAATGCCATTAACCTTGCGCATTCTACGCCAGGCGGTTTTTATTTGGCGCCGGATTTTTCAAGGGCGCATTCACCAAAAGATAAGGCGCATCTGGAATCTTCACACCGGAGCCTGCATAATTTTGAAATACGGATTATCAAAGCCTTTGAGGACAGGATTGTGAAAACCGTTACCGAATATGACTTCAAACGGGGAAGAAAGGAAAAAGTTACTGTAACCCTACTTGATATCACCCTTGATGAATTGAGGAGCAGCACTGTGCTCCGCCAATACCGTGACGAACATAATCATACACAACATTATTTTACTGAAGACGGCGTGGTCAGTGCCTGGGTGCCGGCACAGAAGTTTGATGATTTTTTATCAAACCAGGCAGACACTCTGAATTTTATCCCGGAGCAGGTTCAAGAATATATGAAATACGGTTACAGGAAAATCAAAGCCACCGTATCTAAAAACAGAACTATCCGCCATGACAAACGCGATTTTTTTGTGACCAGTGGTGCAGACCGGTTCAGCAAGCATAAAAGCACACCGGTAAAGATATCCGGATACAGGGACAAACTTTTTATCTTTGAGCCCAGTGAAGACGGCATACTCCTGGGCGAAGCCATTGCAAAAAAGCCGTTTGACAGACCACCGGCACCAGCGCCTGCTCCTGTGCCCGACGAACTCGACACCATTATCGCTCTTTTGGAAAAGCACAATATGGCCGTTGACCGGCCTATTTTAATCGAAGTTTACCATAAGGGCCTTTCCCTGGCCCGGGCGGAGCAAGTGCTTCACCATAATCAATCAAGGTACGCAGATTACATGAAAAAAATGGCCCAGCCTGAGGAACGTAAAAAACAGGCCTTGTTCAATGCATTTATGCTTGATTGCCAAAAATCGTTAAATACGAATCAAGTGGCCACTTATGCATCCCTCGGAGAATGA
- a CDS encoding DNA methylase, with protein sequence MKRLAKLETLIARNQECFSKIGKALKEIRDNRLYKQALFESFETYTRERWDMGKSHAYRLIKFYEVIYNLSPIGDTLPANESQARPLTQLDSIEQRQLWKEIIESGMELTARNIKKFIDSRKTASVTKPDLTDQISNEYMAVVKAMIEQVRVAQHDHWQQTSRQAALLWHRVIHEKIVSTGADNG encoded by the coding sequence ATGAAACGGTTGGCCAAGCTTGAAACCCTGATCGCCCGGAATCAGGAGTGTTTTTCCAAAATCGGCAAGGCCTTGAAAGAAATTCGTGACAATCGTTTGTATAAGCAGGCTCTGTTTGAATCATTCGAAACATATACCAGGGAACGATGGGATATGGGGAAATCCCATGCCTACCGCCTGATCAAATTCTATGAAGTCATTTATAATCTGTCCCCAATTGGGGACACGTTACCGGCCAACGAATCCCAGGCACGGCCTCTTACTCAACTGGATTCCATAGAACAGCGCCAACTTTGGAAGGAGATTATAGAAAGCGGCATGGAGTTAACCGCGCGTAACATCAAAAAATTTATCGACTCCCGAAAAACGGCATCGGTAACCAAACCGGATCTGACGGATCAAATTTCGAATGAATACATGGCTGTTGTAAAAGCAATGATTGAACAGGTCCGTGTAGCACAGCATGATCATTGGCAGCAGACCTCTCGCCAGGCTGCATTGTTGTGGCATCGGGTCATACACGAAAAGATTGTATCAACGGGGGCAGATAATGGATGA
- a CDS encoding CHC2 zinc finger domain-containing protein: MAHRFSSRELFELRNNIPVDMLIRDHLQIPSKIRDGYFRFLCPLCNKFQTAVNPTTNLARCFRCEKNFNTIDLVMKIKGYGFRDSVLFLKQINTTHQVPASKLAALVAAIGKPMPGGQ; encoded by the coding sequence ATGGCGCACAGGTTTTCATCACGGGAATTATTTGAACTGAGGAACAATATCCCTGTGGATATGCTGATCAGGGATCATTTACAGATTCCATCTAAAATCAGGGATGGCTATTTTCGTTTTCTATGCCCTCTGTGCAATAAATTTCAAACGGCTGTAAATCCAACCACGAACCTGGCCAGGTGCTTCCGGTGCGAAAAAAACTTTAACACCATCGACCTTGTCATGAAAATCAAGGGATATGGATTCCGGGACAGCGTCCTGTTTTTGAAGCAGATAAATACTACCCACCAGGTTCCGGCATCAAAGCTGGCTGCCCTGGTCGCTGCAATCGGCAAACCCATGCCGGGAGGGCAATGA
- the istB gene encoding IS21-like element helper ATPase IstB: MNPAVQAVLTQHLKTLKLSTMEKELEGQIRQAHEAACGYDEFLLNLVEAEVQIRQENGRKRRLKEARFPMQKPLETFDFEAAPDLDARLIKELSTGTFIKEARNIILIGKSGAGKTHLATSIGMEACRYGHRVRFITGCGLANELTEAREQQALGRMIKRYAGYGLLILDELGYVPFSKIGAELLFQVLTERHERRSIIITTNLGFGDWTQVFGDANLTAALLDRVTHRAHIIQCNWDSYRLKQTLKSRG, encoded by the coding sequence ATGAACCCAGCAGTCCAGGCAGTCCTCACACAGCACTTAAAAACGCTGAAGCTCTCGACGATGGAAAAAGAGTTGGAAGGTCAGATCCGGCAGGCGCATGAGGCGGCCTGCGGCTACGATGAGTTTTTATTGAATCTTGTTGAAGCGGAAGTTCAAATACGGCAGGAAAACGGTCGCAAGCGACGTCTCAAGGAAGCCAGGTTCCCGATGCAGAAACCGCTTGAAACATTTGATTTTGAGGCTGCCCCTGATTTGGACGCCCGGTTGATCAAAGAACTTTCAACAGGGACATTCATTAAAGAAGCCCGGAATATAATTTTGATAGGTAAAAGCGGAGCCGGTAAAACCCATCTGGCAACCAGCATCGGGATGGAAGCCTGCCGGTATGGACATCGAGTTCGTTTTATTACTGGTTGTGGGCTTGCAAACGAACTGACGGAGGCCAGGGAACAACAGGCTCTGGGTAGAATGATAAAACGATATGCCGGTTATGGGCTGTTGATTCTTGATGAATTGGGGTACGTCCCGTTCAGTAAAATCGGCGCTGAATTATTGTTCCAAGTCCTTACCGAGCGCCATGAAAGACGTTCGATCATCATCACTACCAATCTTGGTTTTGGTGATTGGACGCAGGTGTTTGGCGATGCAAATCTTACCGCTGCTCTGCTGGATCGTGTCACTCACCGGGCTCACATTATTCAATGTAACTGGGACAGTTATCGACTTAAACAGACTTTAAAATCGAGAGGATAA
- the istA gene encoding IS21 family transposase, which yields MLKVDQYDYIRTAHRVYGKAIKELARETGHSKNTIKKILKQEYIGYKQRSKQPYPVLGPYIQEIDRWLGDDKDKPYKQRHTATRIYHRLKSELEYSGGETTVRRYVREAKLRLGLTNQQAFIPSDPTTAQEAEVDWGNCQAVIAGEPVKLKLFCIRSKCSGKHFVRCYPCERQQALFDAHIQAFSFFGGVFPVLIYDNLTTVVQKVFKGKKRHLQESYNRFKAYYNFDPRFCNPGQGHEKGGIEGLVGYARRNYMVPIPHADSLDELNTRLLDDCMAYGEHRIAGQTQSVNELFESEKQVLLPLPTTSFSNVETFMVRVNKYATVIIDKNRYSVPTRYAYMRVQAIVEIDQVIIYWSGRKISTHHRLYGNNKWSLKPEHYLELIRQRPQSFDTARPILQWRDQWPDCLEKLLEHFRRKNGVTKGTREFVTVLMLYEKYAVDKIEAAVKEALKSNVGCSNALKQILHSQNISMESQFDPLSNWETLPPADISAYEQLGGIL from the coding sequence ATGCTTAAAGTGGATCAGTATGATTACATCCGAACAGCTCACCGTGTTTATGGAAAGGCCATTAAAGAGCTTGCCAGAGAAACCGGCCATTCAAAAAACACCATAAAAAAAATTTTAAAGCAGGAATACATTGGCTACAAGCAACGATCTAAACAGCCATATCCCGTTCTTGGTCCTTATATCCAGGAGATAGACCGCTGGCTTGGCGATGACAAGGACAAGCCATACAAACAGCGACATACAGCAACCCGGATATACCATCGTCTGAAATCGGAACTCGAGTATTCCGGTGGAGAGACGACGGTTCGCCGTTATGTGCGTGAGGCAAAGCTGAGGCTGGGTTTAACGAATCAGCAGGCATTTATCCCATCAGATCCGACGACTGCCCAGGAAGCCGAGGTAGACTGGGGAAACTGTCAGGCAGTTATTGCCGGCGAACCCGTGAAGCTGAAATTATTTTGCATACGTTCAAAATGTTCGGGCAAACACTTTGTTCGCTGTTATCCCTGTGAAAGGCAGCAAGCTTTATTTGACGCTCATATCCAGGCCTTTTCATTTTTTGGAGGCGTGTTCCCAGTTCTTATCTATGACAATCTGACAACAGTCGTACAAAAGGTATTTAAAGGAAAAAAACGTCATCTTCAGGAATCTTATAATCGGTTCAAGGCCTATTACAACTTCGATCCAAGGTTTTGCAATCCCGGCCAGGGCCATGAAAAAGGTGGGATTGAAGGCCTGGTCGGCTACGCTCGAAGAAATTATATGGTTCCTATCCCACATGCTGACAGCCTGGACGAATTGAACACGCGCCTCCTCGATGATTGCATGGCCTATGGAGAGCATCGCATCGCCGGTCAAACACAAAGCGTCAATGAATTGTTTGAATCAGAAAAGCAGGTATTGCTGCCATTGCCGACAACATCGTTCAGTAACGTTGAGACGTTCATGGTCAGGGTAAACAAATATGCCACCGTTATTATTGACAAGAACCGGTATTCTGTCCCGACGCGCTATGCTTACATGAGAGTGCAGGCGATAGTAGAGATAGACCAGGTGATCATTTATTGGAGCGGCAGAAAAATAAGCACCCATCATCGGTTATATGGAAATAATAAGTGGAGTTTAAAACCGGAACATTATCTGGAGTTGATTCGTCAGCGTCCACAATCATTTGATACCGCCCGGCCAATTTTACAATGGCGTGATCAATGGCCGGATTGCCTGGAAAAGTTATTAGAACATTTTCGCCGGAAAAACGGTGTAACCAAAGGTACCCGGGAATTTGTCACCGTGCTGATGCTGTACGAAAAATATGCTGTCGACAAGATCGAAGCAGCCGTAAAGGAAGCACTGAAAAGCAATGTCGGCTGCAGCAATGCTCTCAAGCAGATTTTACACAGTCAAAACATCTCTATGGAGTCCCAATTTGATCCTTTGTCGAACTGGGAGACACTGCCCCCTGCTGACATCTCGGCATACGAACAGCTTGGAGGTATCTTATGA
- a CDS encoding 4Fe-4S binding protein: MNFGVKVKDKVTELQSPDDQIDLEIVGRFPYEADGARSMAVSPVTKEDTCTICGTCASVCPTEAISINGSVATKIELCIRCCACIKNCPEEARVMEDEMWKNIANWLNEHCSDRKEPQIFGVDV, encoded by the coding sequence ATGAATTTCGGAGTAAAAGTTAAAGATAAAGTCACAGAGCTACAATCACCTGATGACCAAATAGATTTGGAAATTGTCGGCAGATTTCCATATGAGGCAGACGGAGCGCGATCTATGGCTGTTTCACCAGTGACTAAAGAAGACACATGCACAATTTGTGGTACGTGTGCCAGCGTATGTCCAACTGAAGCCATCTCAATTAATGGGAGCGTGGCAACTAAAATCGAGCTATGCATCCGCTGTTGTGCTTGCATTAAAAACTGTCCCGAAGAGGCAAGGGTCATGGAAGACGAAATGTGGAAAAATATTGCCAACTGGTTAAATGAACATTGCAGTGATAGGAAAGAACCTCAAATTTTTGGGGTAGATGTGTAG
- the ltrA gene encoding group II intron reverse transcriptase/maturase yields MEKVKSFIISKRQVWEAYKCVKANRGGAGIDNQSIVDFEKDITNNLFKIWNRMSSGSYFPPPVARIEIPKGDGRMRPLGIPTVGDRVAQMVVKQYLEPLLEPHFHPDSYGYRPNKSALDAVGEARKRCWRYDWVLDLDVKGFFDNISHELLMRAVVKHTDCRWVLLYVERWLKAPIAMPDGSLVYPQKGTPQGGVVSPLLANLFLHYVFDHWMQRNYSYVPFERYADDAVCHCRTEPLAKQLKADLELRFGECGLELHPEKTKIVYCKDEDRKGDYPVMKFDFLGYTFRPRLSRNRRGKFFENFTPAISNKAAKAIRQKVRSWNWQLRPGDTLEDLAIECNPIIQGWINYYGRYNPSEMSGILHHINWRLVRWATCKYKKLRGRQQKATRWLTQIAERQPNLFVHWRILKKKKKKMAER; encoded by the coding sequence TTGGAAAAAGTAAAGTCGTTTATTATCTCAAAGCGTCAAGTTTGGGAAGCATACAAATGCGTAAAAGCAAACCGTGGTGGGGCTGGAATAGATAATCAGTCCATAGTTGATTTTGAAAAGGATATTACCAATAACCTTTTCAAAATATGGAACCGGATGTCTTCCGGCAGTTATTTCCCTCCTCCGGTAGCTCGTATAGAGATACCAAAAGGGGATGGCCGAATGAGGCCCCTTGGTATTCCAACTGTGGGAGATCGTGTCGCCCAGATGGTTGTAAAACAGTATCTCGAACCGTTATTAGAGCCTCATTTTCATCCGGACTCGTATGGTTATCGGCCAAACAAGTCAGCCCTGGATGCCGTGGGGGAAGCACGCAAAAGATGCTGGCGGTATGACTGGGTGTTGGATCTTGATGTCAAAGGATTTTTTGACAATATCAGTCATGAACTTTTGATGAGAGCTGTAGTAAAACACACAGATTGTCGTTGGGTACTTTTGTATGTAGAACGGTGGCTAAAGGCCCCAATCGCAATGCCGGACGGATCACTTGTTTATCCGCAAAAAGGAACTCCGCAAGGAGGAGTGGTTAGTCCCTTGCTGGCAAATTTATTTTTGCATTATGTTTTCGATCATTGGATGCAGCGGAACTATTCGTATGTGCCTTTTGAGCGATATGCCGATGATGCTGTTTGCCACTGCAGAACTGAACCATTAGCCAAACAGTTGAAAGCTGACTTGGAGTTAAGGTTTGGTGAATGTGGGTTGGAGCTGCACCCTGAAAAGACAAAAATAGTTTATTGCAAGGATGAAGATCGAAAAGGAGATTATCCTGTTATGAAGTTTGATTTTCTAGGGTATACATTTCGGCCCAGATTATCAAGAAATCGCAGAGGAAAATTTTTTGAAAACTTCACACCAGCGATAAGCAACAAGGCTGCAAAAGCAATCAGACAGAAAGTACGCAGTTGGAACTGGCAATTACGGCCAGGGGACACGCTTGAGGATCTGGCTATAGAATGTAATCCAATAATTCAAGGCTGGATTAATTATTACGGGCGGTACAATCCTTCTGAGATGTCTGGGATTCTCCATCATATAAATTGGCGGTTAGTACGTTGGGCAACCTGTAAATATAAGAAACTCAGGGGACGTCAACAAAAGGCCACAAGATGGTTGACACAGATTGCTGAACGACAGCCGAACCTTTTTGTACATTGGCGTATCCTGAAAAAAAAAAAAAAAAAAATGGCTGAACGATAG
- a CDS encoding MFS transporter, with protein MQSNNTQPLKTSTLWAISLSVFMFPFMISAVNIALPAIQADFSVDAVLLSWTATAYLLASGVVLVPAGKLGDIYGRKRIFTIGIAIFTVFTVGTAFVPSIYWIIIFRILQGVGAAMSMATSMAIISDVFPVKERGKAMGVVVACVYIGYSFGPFAGGWLTSFLGWRGVFLVNAPFGMLALYLSVVKIKKEWASAENERFDIIGSVLYGVSLVCLMFGFTSLPAASGIWLLCLGIAGGAAFVYYVRKTRFPVIDTSLFCSNRTFTFSSIAALINYSATYAVAFLLSLYLQYIKGMTPQVAGIVLVSQPLVQAVFSPFAGKFSDKTNPAIIASSGMGLTALGLLLLVFLNGETSLLYIIVSLLVLGLGFALFSSPNMNAIMSSVEKKLYGVASGTVATMRLLGQVISMAIVTFLFSLIIGNKEIALENYDAFLRSINILFIIYTVSCLVGIYFSLTRGTMKRV; from the coding sequence ATGCAATCAAACAATACACAGCCATTAAAGACTTCGACCTTATGGGCAATATCTCTTTCTGTTTTCATGTTCCCTTTTATGATTTCTGCGGTCAATATTGCCCTGCCAGCGATTCAGGCCGATTTTTCAGTTGACGCTGTCTTATTAAGTTGGACTGCTACCGCTTATCTATTAGCCTCAGGGGTGGTCTTGGTGCCTGCCGGAAAACTGGGAGATATTTATGGACGAAAAAGGATTTTTACCATAGGTATTGCCATATTTACCGTTTTTACAGTGGGTACTGCTTTTGTACCGTCTATTTACTGGATTATTATTTTTCGCATATTACAGGGTGTGGGAGCAGCTATGTCAATGGCAACAAGCATGGCCATTATCTCTGATGTTTTTCCGGTAAAGGAAAGAGGAAAAGCAATGGGTGTTGTTGTGGCATGTGTTTATATCGGATATTCGTTTGGCCCTTTTGCCGGAGGATGGTTGACAAGTTTTCTGGGATGGAGAGGTGTGTTTCTCGTCAATGCGCCTTTCGGAATGTTAGCACTATATCTTTCCGTTGTAAAAATCAAAAAAGAATGGGCAAGTGCTGAAAATGAACGTTTTGATATTATTGGAAGTGTGCTGTATGGGGTTTCACTCGTCTGTCTTATGTTTGGTTTTACTTCCTTGCCTGCCGCATCAGGCATATGGCTGTTATGTCTTGGAATAGCAGGAGGGGCTGCATTTGTTTACTACGTAAGAAAAACTAGGTTTCCCGTTATTGATACTTCCCTTTTTTGCAGCAACCGCACGTTTACTTTCTCAAGTATTGCCGCTCTCATCAATTATTCAGCAACCTATGCTGTAGCGTTTCTTTTAAGTTTGTATTTGCAATATATAAAGGGGATGACACCGCAAGTGGCTGGGATTGTGCTTGTTTCACAACCATTGGTACAAGCCGTTTTTTCGCCTTTTGCAGGAAAATTTTCCGATAAGACAAATCCTGCAATAATTGCTTCATCAGGAATGGGGCTTACAGCATTGGGACTTTTGTTGCTGGTCTTTCTAAATGGCGAGACATCTTTACTTTACATAATTGTCAGTCTATTAGTTCTTGGTCTGGGATTTGCTTTGTTTTCATCTCCAAATATGAATGCCATTATGAGCAGTGTTGAAAAGAAGTTGTATGGCGTTGCTTCGGGAACTGTTGCTACAATGAGGCTTCTTGGACAGGTGATCAGTATGGCAATCGTAACATTTTTATTCTCGCTTATCATCGGAAATAAAGAGATAGCTCTTGAAAACTATGATGCGTTTCTTCGTTCGATAAATATTCTTTTTATTATTTATACAGTCAGCTGTTTGGTTGGTATTTATTTTTCGCTTACCAGAGGTACAATGAAAAGGGTATAA
- a CDS encoding MarR family winged helix-turn-helix transcriptional regulator, whose amino-acid sequence MQLQGRKTPARFITLLFRMFAVYLNKEMPKLKIGIGQYIFLAELFSADGRSQEDLTRSTFLNKANTARALKKLEDLGYIRRVSDSNDLRVKHAYLEPAAREIEDEFWNIILKWSEILSRDLSKKRKEQLLTDLEKMADNAFTYLERY is encoded by the coding sequence ATGCAACTACAAGGCAGAAAAACCCCAGCCCGTTTTATCACACTACTTTTCAGGATGTTTGCAGTCTATCTGAACAAAGAGATGCCTAAGTTAAAAATTGGTATTGGACAGTACATTTTTTTAGCAGAGCTTTTTAGTGCGGATGGCAGAAGTCAGGAAGACTTAACCCGATCAACATTTTTAAACAAAGCCAACACTGCAAGAGCGTTGAAAAAATTAGAAGATCTCGGGTATATCCGGCGGGTTTCCGATAGTAACGATCTACGTGTTAAACATGCATATCTGGAACCAGCCGCAAGAGAGATCGAAGACGAATTTTGGAATATTATCCTGAAATGGAGTGAAATTCTTAGTCGAGATTTATCTAAAAAACGGAAGGAGCAGTTGTTAACCGATCTCGAAAAGATGGCGGACAATGCCTTTACCTATTTGGAAAGATACTAA